A DNA window from Halomonas zincidurans B6 contains the following coding sequences:
- the atpD gene encoding F0F1 ATP synthase subunit beta produces the protein MSGRIVQIIGAVIDVEFPRDDVPKVYDALKVSETGTVLEVQQQLGDGVVRAIAMGSTEGLKRGYEVTNSGTAISVPVGKATLGRIMNVLGEPIDEAGEIGEEERMPIHRKAPTYAEQAASNELLETGIKVIDLVCPFAKGGKVGLFGGAGVGKTVNMMELIRNIATEHSGYSVFAGVGERTREGNDFYYEMQESNVLDKVSLVYGQMNEPPGNRLRVALTGLTVAEKFRDEGRDVLLFIDNIYRYTLAGTEVSALLGRMPSAVGYQPTLAEEMGVLQERITSTKTGSITSVQAVYVPADDLTDPSPATTFAHLDATVVLARSIAELGIYPAIDPLDSTSRQLDPLVVGDEHYDTARGVQNVLQRYKELKDIIAILGMDELSDEDKQSVNRARKIQRFLSQPFFVAEVFTGAPGKYVSLKDTIRGFQGILNGEYDELPEQAFYMVGTIDEAVEKANKMK, from the coding sequence ATGAGCGGACGTATCGTACAAATCATCGGCGCGGTGATTGACGTAGAGTTTCCGCGGGACGACGTGCCCAAGGTCTACGACGCGCTGAAGGTCTCGGAAACCGGGACCGTTCTCGAAGTCCAGCAGCAGCTGGGCGATGGCGTGGTGCGAGCCATCGCCATGGGCTCCACCGAAGGCCTGAAGCGTGGCTATGAAGTCACCAACAGCGGCACGGCGATCTCGGTGCCGGTGGGCAAGGCCACGCTGGGGCGGATCATGAACGTGCTCGGCGAGCCGATCGATGAAGCCGGCGAGATCGGCGAAGAAGAGCGCATGCCGATCCACCGCAAGGCGCCGACTTACGCCGAGCAGGCGGCGTCCAACGAGCTGCTCGAGACCGGCATCAAGGTCATCGATCTGGTCTGCCCGTTCGCCAAGGGCGGCAAGGTCGGCCTGTTCGGCGGCGCCGGTGTCGGCAAGACCGTCAACATGATGGAGCTGATCCGCAATATCGCCACCGAGCACAGCGGTTACTCGGTGTTCGCCGGGGTCGGCGAGCGGACCCGCGAGGGCAACGACTTCTACTACGAGATGCAGGAGTCCAACGTTCTCGATAAGGTCTCGCTGGTCTACGGCCAGATGAACGAGCCGCCGGGCAACCGCCTGCGCGTGGCGCTGACCGGGCTGACCGTCGCCGAGAAGTTCCGCGACGAAGGCCGCGACGTGCTGCTGTTCATCGACAACATCTACCGCTACACGCTGGCGGGGACCGAAGTCTCGGCGCTGCTGGGCCGCATGCCCTCCGCGGTCGGTTACCAGCCGACGCTGGCCGAGGAGATGGGGGTGCTGCAGGAGCGCATCACCTCGACCAAGACCGGCTCGATCACCTCCGTGCAGGCCGTCTACGTGCCCGCGGACGACTTGACCGATCCGTCGCCGGCGACCACCTTCGCCCACCTCGACGCCACCGTGGTACTGGCGCGCTCGATCGCCGAGCTGGGCATCTACCCGGCCATCGATCCGCTGGATTCCACCTCGCGTCAGCTCGACCCGCTGGTGGTCGGCGACGAGCATTACGACACCGCGCGCGGCGTGCAGAACGTGCTGCAGCGTTACAAGGAGCTCAAGGACATCATCGCGATCCTGGGGATGGACGAGCTGTCCGACGAGGACAAGCAGTCGGTCAACCGGGCGCGCAAGATCCAGCGCTTCCTGTCGCAGCCGTTCTTCGTCGCCGAGGTCTTCACCGGCGCACCCGGCAAGTACGTGTCGCTGAAGGACACCATTCGTGGTTTCCAGGGGATCCTCAACGGCGAGTACGACGAGCTGCCGGAACAGGCTTTCTACATGGTTGGCACCATCGACGAGGCTGTCGAGAAAGCCAACAAGATGAAGTAA
- a CDS encoding F0F1 ATP synthase subunit epsilon: MANSFQCEIVSAERSIFSGEIRQIVAAGMMGDLGIMPGHAPLLTELKPGPLRILGEDGEESIYYVDGGFIEVQPTLVSVLADSAVRARDLDEAEAESARQEAQKSLNEKQSDLDYTRAAAELAEAVAKLRTLDQLRRLGGKR, from the coding sequence ATGGCGAACAGCTTCCAATGCGAGATCGTCAGCGCCGAACGCTCGATCTTCTCCGGCGAGATCCGCCAGATCGTCGCCGCGGGGATGATGGGCGACCTGGGCATCATGCCCGGTCATGCGCCGCTGCTGACCGAGCTCAAGCCGGGTCCGCTGCGGATCCTCGGCGAGGATGGCGAGGAGAGCATCTACTATGTCGACGGCGGTTTCATCGAAGTCCAGCCGACGCTGGTATCGGTGCTCGCCGACAGTGCGGTGCGCGCGCGCGACCTCGACGAGGCCGAGGCCGAGTCGGCGCGCCAGGAGGCGCAGAAGTCGCTCAACGAGAAACAGTCGGACCTGGACTATACCCGGGCCGCGGCGGAGCTCGCCGAGGCGGTGGCCAAGCTGCGCACCCTCGATCAGCTGCGCCGCTTGGGCGGCAAGCGCTGA
- the glmU gene encoding bifunctional UDP-N-acetylglucosamine diphosphorylase/glucosamine-1-phosphate N-acetyltransferase GlmU, producing the protein MTLDVVILAAGQGTRMRSARPKVLHELAGRPLINHVIATASGLEDARLHVVIGHGGEQVREALADAEVNFVVQAEQRGTGHAVAQALEGLGDGKVLVLYADVPLIRRDTLAALLERVGEQCMGLLTVELNEPAGYGRIKRDAGGEAVAIVEHKDASAEERAIGECNTGIMAMTAAHLRRWLPQLSADNAQGEYYLTDVIAMAAAEGTAIATTQPGSPGEVEGINDRVQLARLERVYQAGEAERLMREGVALADPARLDVRGELLCARDVVIDVGCVFAGRVEIAGDVRVGPYCVIRDSRIGPGSVIEAHSVIDGAVIDGDSQIGPFARLRPGTQLARGAKVGNFVETKNATLGEGAKINHLSYVGDARLGRGVNVGAGTITCNYDGANKHRTEIGDHAFIGSNTALVAPVSVGEGATVGAGSTISKDVEAGALALARGRQISKSDWVRPQKSPKRDH; encoded by the coding sequence ATGACTCTCGATGTAGTGATCCTGGCGGCGGGCCAGGGGACACGGATGCGTTCGGCACGGCCCAAGGTACTGCACGAGCTGGCGGGCAGGCCGCTGATCAATCATGTCATCGCCACCGCGTCCGGCCTCGAGGACGCTCGGCTGCACGTGGTGATCGGTCACGGCGGCGAGCAGGTCCGCGAGGCGCTCGCCGACGCCGAGGTCAATTTCGTCGTCCAGGCCGAACAGAGGGGCACCGGCCATGCCGTGGCCCAGGCGCTCGAGGGGCTCGGCGATGGCAAGGTGCTGGTGTTGTACGCCGACGTGCCGCTGATTCGCCGTGACACGCTGGCGGCGCTGCTCGAGCGGGTCGGCGAGCAGTGCATGGGCCTGCTTACCGTCGAGCTGAACGAGCCCGCCGGCTACGGGCGCATCAAGCGTGACGCCGGCGGCGAGGCGGTGGCGATCGTCGAGCACAAGGACGCCAGCGCCGAGGAGCGCGCCATCGGCGAGTGCAATACCGGGATCATGGCGATGACGGCCGCGCACCTGCGGCGCTGGTTGCCGCAGCTCTCGGCCGATAACGCGCAGGGCGAATACTACCTGACCGACGTGATTGCCATGGCCGCCGCCGAAGGCACCGCGATCGCCACCACCCAGCCCGGCTCGCCCGGCGAGGTCGAGGGCATCAACGACCGCGTCCAGCTGGCGCGCCTGGAGCGCGTCTATCAGGCCGGCGAGGCCGAGCGGTTGATGCGCGAGGGCGTGGCACTGGCCGATCCGGCGCGCCTCGACGTGCGCGGCGAACTGCTCTGCGCGCGCGACGTCGTCATCGACGTCGGCTGTGTCTTCGCGGGTCGCGTCGAGATAGCCGGTGACGTGAGGGTGGGGCCTTACTGCGTGATCCGCGACAGCCGCATCGGCCCGGGCAGCGTGATCGAGGCGCATAGCGTGATCGATGGCGCGGTGATCGACGGCGATAGCCAGATCGGCCCGTTCGCGCGGCTGCGTCCCGGTACGCAGCTGGCGCGCGGCGCCAAGGTCGGCAACTTCGTTGAAACCAAGAACGCCACGCTCGGCGAGGGCGCCAAGATCAACCATCTCAGCTACGTCGGCGACGCGCGGCTGGGTCGTGGCGTCAATGTGGGCGCCGGCACCATCACCTGCAACTACGACGGCGCCAACAAGCACCGTACCGAAATCGGCGATCATGCCTTCATCGGCTCCAATACCGCGCTGGTGGCGCCGGTATCGGTGGGCGAGGGGGCGACCGTGGGGGCCGGTTCCACGATCAGCAAGGATGTCGAGGCCGGCGCGCTGGCACTGGCGCGTGGTCGTCAGATCAGCAAGTCCGACTGGGTGCGACCGCAGAAGTCGCCCAAGCGCGATCATTGA
- the glmS gene encoding glutamine--fructose-6-phosphate transaminase (isomerizing), with the protein MCGIVGAVAERNVQEILLEGLRRLEYRGYDSAGLAVLSDDARLNRQRAIGKVAALEQRLHEAPLIGTVGIAHTRWATHGRPNEENAHPHQSGESLAVVHNGIIENFEPLKRELEGQGYVFTSQTDTEVVAHLLAREFNRTQDLLAAVQTVVATLDGAYALAVLHRAQPDVIVGARQGSPLVVGVGIGESFLASDPMALLPVTDRFIYLQEGDVVRIARGEPVAVFDRRGERQQRSVQTYEHGDGTVTKGGYRHFMLKEIHEQPQVIAAALEGRLSERHALIKSFGSEAEAVFAEARQIHIIACGTSYHAGLVARYWLERYAGIPTQVEVASEYRYRRVVVPEGTLFVTLSQSGETADTLAALRFARERGYLASLAICNVPGSSLVRESDLALMTHAGPEIGVASTKAFTTQLVALMLLTLSLGRLRGMDETRESEIVQALHGLPQAISQVLGLDGAIEELAMAFAEKEHALFLGRGAHFPIALEGALKLKEISYIHAEAYPAGELKHGPLALIDSDMPVISVAPNDELLEKLKSNLQEVRARGGELFVFADEAVALEEAEGVTVMRLAHIDEALAPILYTVPLQLLSYHVAVLKGTDVDQPRNLAKSVTVE; encoded by the coding sequence ATGTGTGGAATCGTTGGCGCCGTTGCCGAGCGCAATGTGCAGGAGATCCTGCTCGAGGGCCTGCGACGGCTCGAGTACCGGGGGTACGATTCGGCGGGCTTGGCGGTGCTGTCCGACGATGCGCGGCTCAATCGCCAGCGAGCGATCGGCAAGGTCGCGGCTCTCGAGCAGCGCCTGCACGAGGCGCCGCTGATCGGTACGGTGGGCATTGCCCATACACGCTGGGCGACCCATGGTCGGCCCAACGAGGAGAATGCCCATCCTCACCAGTCCGGCGAGAGCCTGGCGGTGGTGCACAACGGCATCATCGAGAACTTCGAGCCGCTCAAGCGTGAACTCGAGGGCCAGGGTTACGTCTTCACCTCGCAGACCGACACCGAGGTCGTCGCGCATCTGCTGGCGCGTGAATTCAATCGTACCCAGGACCTGCTCGCGGCGGTACAGACGGTGGTCGCGACCCTCGATGGCGCCTATGCGCTGGCGGTTCTCCACAGGGCCCAGCCCGACGTGATCGTCGGTGCCCGCCAGGGCAGCCCGCTGGTCGTCGGGGTCGGTATCGGCGAAAGCTTTCTGGCATCGGATCCGATGGCCTTGTTGCCGGTCACGGATCGTTTCATCTACCTCCAGGAAGGCGATGTGGTGCGTATCGCTCGCGGCGAGCCGGTAGCCGTCTTCGATCGTCGTGGCGAGCGTCAGCAGCGCAGCGTGCAGACCTACGAGCATGGCGACGGCACGGTCACCAAGGGCGGCTATCGGCATTTCATGCTCAAGGAGATCCACGAGCAGCCGCAGGTCATTGCCGCCGCGCTGGAAGGCCGGCTCAGCGAGCGTCACGCGCTGATCAAGAGCTTCGGCAGCGAGGCCGAGGCGGTATTCGCCGAAGCCCGCCAGATCCATATCATCGCCTGTGGCACCAGCTATCACGCCGGGCTGGTGGCACGCTACTGGCTGGAAAGATACGCCGGCATCCCCACCCAGGTCGAGGTCGCTTCGGAGTATCGCTATCGTCGGGTCGTGGTTCCCGAGGGAACGCTGTTCGTGACCCTCTCGCAGTCCGGTGAAACCGCCGACACGCTGGCCGCCCTGCGCTTCGCTCGTGAGCGCGGTTACCTGGCCAGCCTGGCGATCTGCAACGTGCCGGGCAGTTCGCTGGTACGCGAGTCGGATCTGGCGCTGATGACGCATGCCGGCCCCGAAATCGGCGTGGCCTCGACCAAGGCGTTCACCACTCAGTTGGTCGCGCTGATGCTGTTGACGCTATCGCTGGGACGATTGCGCGGCATGGACGAAACCCGCGAGAGCGAGATCGTCCAGGCCCTGCATGGCTTGCCCCAGGCCATCTCTCAGGTGCTCGGCCTGGACGGCGCCATCGAGGAACTGGCCATGGCCTTTGCCGAGAAGGAACATGCGCTGTTCCTCGGCCGCGGCGCGCACTTCCCGATCGCCCTGGAGGGCGCGCTCAAGCTCAAGGAAATTTCCTACATCCACGCCGAAGCCTACCCGGCCGGCGAGCTCAAGCACGGTCCGCTGGCACTGATCGACAGCGACATGCCGGTGATTTCCGTCGCCCCCAACGACGAGCTGCTCGAGAAACTCAAGTCCAACCTTCAGGAGGTTCGCGCCCGCGGTGGCGAGCTGTTCGTGTTCGCCGACGAGGCGGTTGCCCTGGAAGAGGCGGAAGGCGTCACCGTGATGCGACTTGCGCACATCGACGAGGCGCTGGCACCGATTCTCTACACCGTGCCGCTGCAGTTGCTTTCCTACCATGTCGCCGTGCTCAAGGGCACCGACGTCGATCAGCCGCGCAACCTGGCCAAGTCGGTTACCGTCGAATAA
- a CDS encoding NAD-dependent succinate-semialdehyde dehydrogenase: MTLQLTDPGLLKTQAYIDGQWVDGAQGDTFEVTNPATGEVIARVASVGAAETRLAIEAAQRAMPAWQARTAKERSVILRRWHDLMMQHQDDLALIMTSEQGKPLAEARGEVAYGASFIEWFAEEAKRVYGDVIPTIANDRRLMTTRQPVGVVAAITPWNFPNAMLARKAGPALAVGCTFVIKPAKETPLSALAMIELAERAGVPAGVLNLVVGSSSSSSAIGNELTSNPAVRKLTFTGSTPVGKLLLKQCADSVKKVSMELGGNAPIIVFDDANLDKAVAGALASKYRNAGQTCICANRILVQDGVYDAFVEKFTAKVNEFTLGNGLDASVTMGPLVNEAAVKDVHAMVESALAGGAVATTGGAPDSQGACFYQPTVLTHVDSRMRVFREEIFGPVAPIFRFKDEAEAIAMANDTEVGLASYLYTRDIGRAWRVSESIEYGMVGVNEVAISNEATPFGGIKESGLGREGSKYGVDDYLEIKYICMGGIDD, encoded by the coding sequence ATGACACTGCAATTGACGGACCCCGGCCTGTTGAAAACACAGGCCTATATCGATGGTCAGTGGGTGGACGGAGCCCAGGGAGACACCTTCGAGGTGACTAATCCGGCTACCGGCGAAGTGATCGCCCGGGTGGCCAGCGTAGGTGCCGCGGAAACCCGGCTCGCCATCGAGGCGGCCCAGCGCGCGATGCCGGCCTGGCAAGCCCGGACCGCCAAGGAACGCAGCGTCATCCTGCGCCGCTGGCACGACCTGATGATGCAACATCAGGACGACCTGGCGTTGATCATGACCAGCGAGCAGGGCAAGCCGCTTGCCGAAGCCAGGGGCGAGGTAGCCTACGGTGCATCCTTCATCGAGTGGTTCGCCGAGGAGGCCAAACGCGTCTATGGCGATGTGATTCCGACCATCGCCAACGACCGTCGCCTGATGACCACCCGGCAACCGGTGGGTGTGGTGGCGGCGATCACGCCGTGGAACTTTCCCAATGCCATGCTGGCACGCAAGGCTGGGCCGGCACTGGCGGTGGGCTGTACCTTCGTCATCAAGCCGGCCAAGGAAACACCACTCTCGGCACTCGCGATGATCGAGCTGGCCGAGCGTGCCGGTGTGCCTGCTGGGGTACTGAATTTGGTAGTGGGTTCAAGCTCCAGCTCCAGCGCCATCGGTAACGAACTGACCAGTAACCCGGCCGTGCGTAAGCTGACGTTCACCGGCTCGACGCCGGTAGGCAAGCTGCTGCTCAAGCAGTGCGCCGATAGCGTTAAGAAGGTATCGATGGAACTGGGAGGTAATGCGCCGATCATCGTGTTCGACGATGCCAACCTGGACAAGGCCGTCGCCGGCGCGCTGGCCTCCAAATATCGCAATGCGGGGCAGACCTGTATTTGTGCCAACCGCATCCTAGTACAGGACGGCGTTTACGATGCCTTCGTCGAGAAATTCACCGCCAAGGTGAACGAGTTCACGCTGGGCAATGGCCTGGACGCGAGCGTCACCATGGGACCGTTGGTGAACGAAGCCGCAGTTAAGGATGTTCACGCCATGGTTGAGAGCGCGCTAGCAGGGGGCGCAGTGGCGACTACCGGCGGGGCGCCCGATAGCCAGGGCGCGTGCTTCTATCAGCCCACCGTATTGACCCATGTGGATAGTCGGATGCGCGTGTTCCGAGAAGAGATCTTCGGGCCGGTGGCACCGATCTTTCGCTTCAAGGATGAAGCCGAAGCCATTGCCATGGCCAACGATACCGAAGTAGGGCTCGCCTCCTACCTCTACACCCGTGATATCGGCCGAGCCTGGCGTGTCTCCGAGAGCATCGAGTACGGCATGGTAGGGGTGAATGAAGTGGCCATAAGCAATGAGGCGACCCCCTTCGGTGGCATCAAGGAGTCAGGTCTCGGTCGCGAAGGTTCCAAGTACGGTGTCGATGACTACCTGGAAATAAAATATATCTGCATGGGTGGAATCGATGACTGA
- a CDS encoding purine-cytosine permease family protein: MTVMGLKQNVSQSKVAQGSESLSETSVEYYATEEVPMRQRNMGFWDMVFLWFGANTNNASWYLGGSVAGATFGGAIIVALIANPIAYLVLALVGLMGFKIGVSTMALTRPAFGVKGSALPTLLNTIVFTGWAVVNTFIAVISMSIIFSELFGWASFGEPGSTGPMIVGIIFMSALNFIAVSLGRKSVKIVERAGVFIILALGALVTFIVFKQHSLTDIMAWRPSPENTMKTGTAVDIMAAFSLAWVLGIAEFTRYTRTSKSATLAPLIGATVSLVWFIFVGVVATIGVALATGEFNPDNSDPSSLVSGMGLGWVALVFIIVASVTTNVVNLMAAGISVTNVTKKLKPLHAIWTVTILSGVLMLIPLYMDSFLGAFMWFLSYVGMALSALLGILISDYFFIRKRKYDVNSLEKEGGVYWYYKGVNLKAVAVWVVGVVAYLLMVDLPLLADYTGAVYPTVLLTAVVYAIVSLPDRKAKTCSP, from the coding sequence ATGACGGTTATGGGACTAAAACAAAATGTAAGTCAAAGCAAAGTAGCCCAAGGCAGCGAGAGTTTGAGTGAAACCTCCGTGGAGTACTATGCAACAGAGGAAGTTCCCATGCGACAAAGGAACATGGGGTTCTGGGACATGGTGTTCTTATGGTTTGGGGCGAATACTAATAATGCGTCTTGGTATTTAGGTGGGTCTGTTGCCGGTGCCACGTTTGGCGGAGCCATCATTGTCGCTTTAATCGCCAATCCGATAGCCTATCTTGTTCTTGCGCTTGTTGGGCTGATGGGGTTTAAAATTGGCGTCTCAACAATGGCTCTGACGCGTCCGGCATTCGGTGTTAAGGGTAGCGCCCTACCCACTTTATTGAACACAATTGTGTTTACAGGGTGGGCAGTTGTAAATACGTTTATTGCTGTAATTTCCATGAGTATTATATTTTCAGAATTATTTGGCTGGGCCTCGTTCGGAGAGCCGGGGAGTACTGGGCCGATGATAGTAGGGATAATATTCATGAGTGCGTTGAATTTCATTGCCGTATCTCTTGGCCGTAAATCGGTGAAGATTGTTGAAAGGGCAGGGGTTTTTATTATACTTGCGTTAGGTGCATTAGTTACTTTCATCGTTTTTAAGCAACATTCCCTTACAGATATCATGGCTTGGAGGCCCTCCCCGGAAAATACAATGAAAACTGGAACAGCAGTAGACATCATGGCTGCATTCAGTTTGGCGTGGGTGCTTGGGATAGCCGAATTTACGCGATATACCCGAACTTCAAAGTCGGCGACGTTAGCCCCTCTTATCGGTGCGACTGTCTCATTGGTGTGGTTTATCTTTGTAGGTGTTGTTGCAACCATCGGAGTTGCCTTGGCTACAGGGGAGTTTAATCCAGATAATTCTGATCCTAGCTCGCTCGTTAGCGGGATGGGGCTTGGTTGGGTCGCACTGGTGTTTATCATCGTTGCTAGCGTGACTACCAATGTTGTCAATCTAATGGCAGCTGGGATATCAGTGACCAATGTGACGAAAAAATTGAAGCCACTACATGCCATATGGACGGTTACCATCCTATCCGGTGTACTTATGCTTATTCCGCTTTACATGGATAGTTTTCTAGGAGCTTTCATGTGGTTCCTGAGTTATGTAGGGATGGCGCTGAGCGCATTGCTTGGAATTCTTATTTCTGATTATTTTTTTATTCGAAAAAGAAAATATGATGTAAATAGCTTGGAAAAAGAAGGTGGTGTTTACTGGTACTATAAAGGGGTTAATCTGAAGGCGGTCGCAGTATGGGTCGTGGGTGTTGTCGCGTATTTGTTGATGGTTGATTTGCCACTTCTTGCGGATTATACCGGAGCTGTGTATCCAACGGTACTTCTTACCGCAGTGGTTTATGCCATTGTTTCTCTTCCGGATAGAAAAGCGAAAACCTGCTCACCCTAA
- a CDS encoding cysteine hydrolase family protein — translation MEIKKTALLLIDLQKEEGTSDVVGLEDIIKGTKALEKTCRELGIPVIYTRHINRSDGIGLANNEPVKEAGNPIYYNSHTKAVEILDELSPAKNDIVIDKYRYSGFFGSNLDAVLQELGVEHLMVGGVLTDVCVLSTVLDAYSRDYQVNIVNDICGATTEGAHMAAILIMANWIYDIRVWESIQLKNMLLGKEHYVWESHVPDELSFTPESMRDAFDKIQQAIGR, via the coding sequence TTGGAAATAAAAAAAACAGCATTGCTCTTGATAGACCTTCAAAAAGAGGAGGGGACCTCTGACGTTGTTGGTCTGGAAGATATAATAAAAGGAACGAAAGCTCTCGAAAAAACATGTCGAGAGCTGGGCATTCCTGTTATTTATACGCGCCATATAAACCGATCCGATGGCATTGGTTTGGCAAACAATGAGCCGGTAAAAGAGGCTGGAAATCCGATTTATTATAATTCTCATACAAAGGCCGTTGAGATACTTGATGAATTGTCGCCCGCGAAAAATGACATCGTGATTGACAAATATCGCTATAGTGGTTTTTTTGGCTCAAATTTAGATGCAGTGCTTCAAGAACTGGGTGTTGAGCATTTGATGGTTGGCGGGGTTCTTACGGATGTCTGCGTGTTGTCTACGGTGCTGGATGCCTATTCACGAGATTATCAAGTCAATATCGTTAATGACATATGTGGGGCTACGACGGAAGGAGCGCATATGGCTGCCATCTTAATAATGGCAAATTGGATATACGATATAAGGGTTTGGGAATCGATTCAGCTGAAAAATATGCTGTTAGGGAAAGAGCATTATGTGTGGGAGTCTCACGTGCCTGATGAATTGAGCTTTACTCCAGAAAGCATGAGAGATGCTTTTGATAAAATACAACAAGCGATAGGTAGATGA
- a CDS encoding LLM class flavin-dependent oxidoreductase produces the protein MQFSLFVHMERYHAQQDHRQLFEELCELVKIAEAGGFRTAWIGEHHGMQFTSSPSPLAQLAYLAGKTERIRLGAGTFVAPFWDPVRLAGEAAMLDVISEGRLEFGIARGAYQFEFDRLVDGMSAADGGQALREMVPAIRRLWQGDYAHEGEVYRFPTTTSVPKPVQAALPPMWIAARDPNSHDFAVANGCNVMVTALMKGDEEVADLARKFDTACDNHPDVARPDLMLLRHTFVHEEGEPEGWRRGAEALNRFYRYFLAWFKNDQAAVDGFIDPVSPASVADNPEFDLDSLRRNMMIGTPAELVERLKHYERLGITEYSFWTDNTLPFEEKKRSLELFIREVVPHFR, from the coding sequence ATGCAGTTTTCGCTTTTCGTGCACATGGAGCGCTACCACGCGCAACAGGACCATCGGCAGCTGTTCGAGGAACTCTGCGAGCTGGTGAAGATCGCCGAGGCGGGGGGCTTTCGCACCGCCTGGATCGGTGAGCACCACGGCATGCAATTCACCTCGTCGCCGAGCCCGCTGGCCCAGCTGGCCTACCTGGCGGGCAAGACCGAGCGCATCCGCCTCGGCGCCGGCACCTTCGTCGCGCCGTTCTGGGACCCGGTGCGCCTCGCCGGCGAGGCGGCGATGCTCGACGTGATCAGCGAGGGTCGCCTGGAGTTCGGCATCGCGCGGGGCGCCTATCAGTTCGAGTTCGATCGTCTCGTCGATGGCATGTCGGCGGCGGATGGCGGGCAGGCCTTGCGCGAGATGGTGCCGGCGATCCGCCGGCTGTGGCAGGGCGACTACGCCCATGAAGGCGAGGTCTATCGCTTCCCCACCACGACCAGTGTGCCCAAGCCGGTGCAGGCCGCGTTGCCGCCGATGTGGATCGCCGCCCGCGACCCCAACTCCCACGACTTTGCGGTCGCCAATGGCTGCAACGTGATGGTCACGGCGTTGATGAAGGGCGACGAGGAAGTGGCCGACCTGGCGCGCAAGTTCGACACCGCCTGTGACAACCACCCCGACGTCGCGCGGCCCGACCTGATGCTGCTGCGGCATACCTTCGTCCACGAAGAGGGCGAGCCGGAAGGCTGGCGTCGGGGCGCCGAGGCCCTCAATCGCTTCTATCGCTACTTCCTGGCCTGGTTCAAGAACGACCAGGCGGCGGTCGACGGCTTCATCGATCCCGTCTCGCCGGCGTCCGTCGCCGACAACCCCGAGTTCGACCTCGACAGCCTGCGTCGCAACATGATGATCGGCACGCCGGCGGAACTCGTCGAGCGGCTCAAGCACTACGAAAGACTGGGCATCACCGAATACAGCTTCTGGACCGACAATACGCTGCCCTTCGAGGAGAAGAAGCGCTCGCTGGAGCTGTTCATCCGCGAGGTCGTGCCGCACTTTCGTTGA